The Rosa rugosa chromosome 1, drRosRugo1.1, whole genome shotgun sequence genomic sequence ttccattaagtgtttaagtattcaaacctaacattccattaatgtttaagtgctaaaacctaacccattatgagttgtttaaggccaaatagtgttgcttggtagcctataaatagaggctacaacatagaacaattcaccaattcatacatcaaaacatctctaagatgatctaagttctctctagagcaaacctctctaagagcaactcctctccttctctttctcttatcggtgatcacactcctagtcctagtcttctcggaagccgactttcagtgccaccaaaccctctgtcaacgtgcttcggtcctagtctcctcgggagccgacggtagtgccgcgaccacaacggttacagaaccagccaagcaagggtaacgccctagcaacccagccaagctaaagtcacgctttagcaagttctctctacttcccagtggttctcgctctgctcgatctacaacatcgagtatcgattgtgattttcaagaagctcagcaaaagtcctcgccacgaggcataaagaatcccacgacgaggttggtgctctcctcgtctacaatcgcttgatagaagtcaggtcaagggacacccccgacgaccgcacccgaacggtgctggcacgcccacgcaagaaaagagactgttgaccagctgcaacaaaaattggagccaaacagatccTTTCAGCGCTAGAGGAGGAGTCGTGGACGAACGTCCGGTGCTTTAGAAGGTGAGGCCGAAACGAAGAATATGGTTTTCGATAGACTGAGGGATTTGGTGCAGCAAGAAGAGAGGGTTCCGGTCAgttggggaagaagaagattgggtgcccaggccagatcattttctgggtgcctaAATCAGATCAGATCAGATTTTTCCCGGTCAgttggggaagaagaagattgggtgcccaggccagatcattttctgggtgcctaAATCAGATCAGATCAGATTTTTCCCGGTCAgttggggaagaagaagattgggtgcccagatcattttctgggtgcctagatcagatttttttttttttaagtaacgggacagaaggaaaggaaaaaaaaagttttgaatgtctattggggggcaatagaggtttattgcccctctattggagggcaatagacggctattggggcgccatagacgttttgaattgatgtaatctccttgttttttttcagTTATCAAAGTtgtatttgtctaaatttagggagaattagttcccattttggagactgaaagtcctattggggggcaatagaggtttattggggagcaatacatggctgatagtcgtctattggggggcaatagacgactattagggagcaatacatggttgatagtcgtctattggggggcaatagatgtctattaggggcaatagactattggggccatagacgtctattggggggcaatatacctTTATTGCctctctattagggggcaatagatgtctattgggggcaaaaaaacatttacggtgagattttcagcaaattaaggtgaccggattccggcgaccggtgatcaGAATCTGGCGACCAGTGACCggatgacaggacccgcccaggatttcaaggtgaaatccgaagtggctctgcggggcccacctcagaagaaattctaccaaaaatttggcggaactccctctaaaagtggactacccaaaaacgtgtagaaagacatttacacttctaaaataatccaccACAAACTTCTGCATCCACcatgctccctaaatcacaacacctcccaatttcacaaacaattctgaacttaaaaaatattaatctcaaaggttatcagagcaatctatttCTTAGGCGTACAAGAAGgtagaatacaagataaagggccgatacttttataatgcggaagctatgacagctatgcctcaaccccaagtacgctcgacctcaagctaaactggcctgcaaactgggcatttgaaaccgaagggcccaggggaaaacatttaaaaaccgttagagtgagtggacgaaaaataagtaatttcgaatgaataagtaaaacttaatgctttcccaagttattctctaaaatctcgcatgcagtaacaatcttgaaaaatacttttaatcatcatctttactgcaatcttaatcgcgtagaaataaaacatcttgaaatctcttaaaatctcatcctcaatccttataaaaacatcattttcaagaggcttgcttgatgactagaaaggactgctgtctagtcatctcatgccatctgggagggactgccacctagatgacgcatcggaagggactgccaaccggaataggaggcggtggtagaagggactgccaactaaccacaggtagtagacgggactgccgactaactacctcatgtcatctggaagggactgccacccagatgaagCATCgaaagggactgccaaccggaatatagtctggaagggactgccaaccagactattacctagaagggactgccaactaggtaatataCGCATGCGCCAAAGATAGCCTCCTTGATAAACTGGAAACAGCCTCTTACAATTACCTGCTTTCGGAAATAAACTCGATAATACTTCAATAAATCATTAATAATCCACtgaaagcataactcaggatTATCCCGCTAACTCAaacctcaatatctcaataaatcctcaaaagcataaatcaaatactTTGTAAATCAAcaaatgctttcggaaagaaatctcaatctaacttcaaggctgaaaagctcaaaactcaataaatctcAATAATTCAACTATGCTAAAATATTTGCTAAATCCttcgtactcgtatatcatCGTATCAACtgatattcgaaatcaataattctcataatattttcttaatcaatcacttcccgaaaatcgtttcccaactcaataacccataaataaatagcttgaaaaatctattaaaagccctcgggaaggaaaACCACTAAAAATCCCGTAACTCATAGAGCataataaatctcaagaaaacaagctcataaaatcataatactcaatcattcaaataataaattaaacctcaatcggaaaataataatatactgcatgcacatttaatttaaaataaatgtccactcacagtactatttaggcgatcacgtatacgaattccttcatcgagcaatagctcggtatatcgccctgtacacaattataattcgtgaataacaatccggaaattaaatacgattcccacatcaaatcctcataaattaacatttccatttcttctccaatttaacccaaacttcaccattaacACCAAAACTTTATCATTTGCACCAATTCtttaattgaaggtttctagggcAAAACTGAGAGAAATCCGATAGTGGAATTCTCataaatcaataaccaaactattgaacttcggaaattccgattaatatccaaacctcctccaatttccaccaaacacCTATCCATAAATTCGTAACAATATAAAATACTCAATAGACCAAAACAACTCACTAGGAACGGCCGGACGCgcccccacgcgccgccacaggTGACTGCAcctgggccccacgcgccgccggtcaaccaccataTTTGGCTACCAAATTTTACCAACATCATCAACTCAACATTCTAAGCGTCTTTCATAACTGCTACAAATCCAGAAAATGactagaagtacctcaacaattaaggagaagtttgaacccgaattgtgaatagtaacccagaatttcaaatcttcgattcgacctccacactgcaaatcgtggctcaaggctaggggcaaaatgatccttggcaaaaaccgcaccttcgacgccggtttggtggccggaatcgccggaaatcgacgaaacctCCGTTTGGCTACAGTAATCTTCGCGGCTCAATTCCAAGCTCCTCCGGCCGAGCCACCGCAAGACACCACcacaggcgtgacaaggaggaggaggcgagcttgccggtgcccggattccgtcgtgggttgGCCGGAGATGGGAGAaatcggaggaagaagaaaccggaccgaagaggaagaaagggtcgggggagaggagagagaaaagccggtaggtttccaaaaatggaaacttaccacagtaactcggctatttatagaaaattaccatgaacagtaactttaccttttcgcttataactttcgtatacgaactccaatttttacgtaccacatatgcacgcgctcggtttaacgtcctctacaactttcatgaagaatattttctcaaattttgacccgaacaaaaattcaacttttagggccccccaAAATGTCGAAACGGAGTcaaaaagtaaatgtaaatgtcatttacccatcgaaagactcgtaaactggtaaatttaggttcgggacgttacaccggaatccggcgaaagttggccggaatccagTGGTCGGTGACCgtaatccggcggccggtgaccgtaATCCGACAGCCTGTGAcaggactccggcgaagtccttatggtttctctctcttccattctctctcactctctaaataacaaaggggtgagggtaaaatggtattaaaaaaattaaaaaacaaaaaaaaaatcttaatggggtattagggaagacctccttagagtgttttggataagagagaattaaaaaacttaatggggtaagcgggaaaaaaatctctaaaaatggggtaaatggacaaaacacccttgaacgtGAGATACAACCATCTGTTCTTCTACTTTTTctctctatcttcaaccacgagaagaaaaatgaatcaaaatcacatgacattgctctcttatgagtaggtctctcctccaccaaaattaatcagatggttggttctcgatcttgatatgttgttagaacccctttgaatttgctaaaagaaagaTTTCAAGGGTTGTTCGCGGAGAATAATCATGAGAAAAGGAAAgttgttctttttctatttttgggatgcaaaaggaaatgaaatacttttctgaaacaaaggaaaatagGGGGAAAATTGTTCATTCCATACTCCAAAGGAATTACTTTTTCcccttctttccttgcatttattactcacaacacattatgtttttttttcattaattacatacattttaacaactttccggaTAACTTTTCTTacattaccaaacatcggaatggaaagtttttcggaaatttcatttcccttcccatgggaaagacaaaggaattactttcctttccacGAACCAAACGAGGTCTTAGTTTACCCATGATGGTctgtagggaaaaaaaaaggtaaaaagagaaggaaaaaaaatactGTTGCATTGGGAATTATGTGTGAAGTCTCAGATTTTGATAATGGAGAAGTTGACTGAAGTCAAAGAACCCCAGAAGTGAGTTGACATAAAAGAATTTTAGTTGTTCAAAACTAAGGTCCATGAAATAAGCTATGAATGCTGAGATATAGAGACTTTTAATGATACGTATCAAATTTGCGACTGATATATGGTGACGTCAAGCCTGGAAAACCACATGGAAAAAAGGTCTGGAACATTCAAGAGAGTCCTAATTACTGCTTTTCAGGCTGCATACATTCAAGAGAGCTTCATTTGCCTGAAATGCAAAATGGATATCTGAATTTGTTTCTGCTACATTTTTCTTAAAATTGAGCAAATTGAGGCTGGTTTGCTCAAGTGTGAATTTGGTCTTCTTAATTGAACAACAAACTCGATCTAAGCTGAGGTCAGGTCAGAATGAAGAACATCAGACTCGATTTTATCAAAGGTGCTGATTAAACTCGAGAAACTCATCATGAAATTACATCGTTCCACACATGAATATTgaaattattgaattacatTATGATAAACACTTAAGCTAAGTGAAGAAATAACAGTACATGTTCAGCTTCATATCTGCCTAATGAGAGCTGAAGCTGGGAATCAAACTAACCAAAAGCAGAAACCATTTTAGGAAGAACCAAACTTGATTTTTGTACCTCTGTGTGTGTGCATCACTCTATTTTTAGCTGTTTCTTCAAGCTCGCAGGCAGAGGAGGGAGAATTGATTGTGTACCAAGTCTGGATGCCGCTTAACCCCAGAGCTGCTAGAACACCAAGGAAAGCCAGGATAGTCCAGGGGCTACTGAAATGATCGTGACAGAATTGAGCCATCCAGGTTTTCCCCCTGTTTTTGTAGTGCTTTTCTAATTTGGATTTGACACTGCGGTATGTTTCACTGTTAGGCACCAAGTCAGTGCCTATCTCATTGAAAAGTTGAGCCACCTCTTCATCACTCCCAAGTAAGTTGTGTAGTACGCGTGCCGACCTTAGCTGTTTAACATCATCTGCATGATCAATCAGTGAATCCAAGAAGCATATGTAAGAGGTGACCCCAAAGTCATTTTGGAAATCAGGACACATTTCATAGGCTATCAAATTCAAGAACTTAGGCCTCATGGAGTCGTCTACTGATATTGGTGGAAGATATAGGAATCCTACAAAGCCTAGAAGCCCTCGAGGTTGAGTAAAAGATATGTCCCTCAAGGTCCCTGTCTTACTACGCCTTAAATGGATCCCTGCTGGTTTAAGCTCCTGTATGTTGCGGAACGATTGTCGGCGATGTTTATCTTTTGTCTCCTCGGCGACAGATTTTGGGGGACCTAGCATTTCTGTCCGGAGAAGCCCGAGAAGATGAGTGGGCTCTTCCATGTCTATGACACCATCTCCTGGTTGACGCGTTTTTTTGTGTTCCATGTCTATGACACCATCTCCTGGTTCACtcgttttcttgtgtttgtgcCATTTCCATTTTTTTCCTGCTGCCATGATGTTCCTTCCAACAAATCCATCGATTGCGTTCTTCAAGTCCCTCTCTTTGTCACTTAAGCTCATCAACAGCTTGAGGACTTGGTAAGGGAGTTGGTTTTCTAGCAAGAACAAATCCTGTTCTGCAAAAGCCACCTGATCTCTCTTGATGTTGAAACTTGCTAACTCATTCTCCATTAAGGAGTATATGAACTGTAAGGTTGAACATCCATCTAAGAATAACAAGTTTGTGAGGGCCTCGTCGGTGTAGGACCTTGTTGCTTCCTCATCATAGCAGTCCTTTAGTGTGTTGATGTTGACCTCAATGATCTTGTGCAAATCTTCAACTTGACTGCCGCTGTCTTTGATAAATTTGTCTGCCAGTGCAAGCTTGAACTTCTCTGCCAGTTGACACCTTGGTTTACCATGATGGAAAGGACCAATTGCTACTGCCCTTGGCTCATAGTATTTCTCAGAGTATTTCTCGAAATTTGGGTGATCTCGAAGCATGTAAGGAACCCTTTGGATCTTTGGTTTTGAGCTTTGAAACTGAGCTATCCTTTCTTTTGCGCCCTTTATTTGTTTGAACAACTCCTCCTTAGATGACTTGTCATCAAACTGAGCTATCCGTTCTGGAGCTTCATTCATGGAAGCCATGTCTTCGTTTCGTGCCATTTTCAAAGTTCCTGTCTAAATAAGGCAACTTTCACTCTTTGAGTACTGGTTCTAGTGTTTGCTTGTATAGTAAGAACTAAATATGCCACAGAAACTTGTGGATTAGGAGAACATATAGGGTAGGAATATGCACATTGCTCAGGATCTGCATATGAAGCTTGGTATTATATGTAGACAGTCTTATGAAGGAAACTTACACTTTAAGTGCATCTCAAGTCACTGATTATGATGAAGGAGCTGGAGAATAAGCTCCTTTTAACTTTATTTCCTATCTAGCAGGGAGCATCTTTGGTACAAACTCCACACTCTACCTGATGATTCGATTAACTTTGAACCCCACAAATCCAACTGACTAATATAACTTGGGGTCGTTTATTAAACTCAAAAGAATAAAAAGCAATATCTTATCATATACAAGTAGAGCAAACAAAAAGTTTGAGATGACTTTTCATAGACAACTAGAGCAAACAAAAAGTTTGAGATAACTTGTCAGACTACCAAGACTTGTATGGTAAATGAACATAAACAAGATGAATATTTTCTTCTAAATAAATAAACGATGCCACAATAAGCATCATATATACCTACAATCCATCCTTGAAAGTGTTTCAACACTCTATCAATCTTGTACTTCAACCGACTATCCAAAAGGACAGCATATAAGAATCTTCAATTGTCTCTGAACCAACTTTTGATAAGGGCCAAAAGCTGACGTAACATATTTCCAAATAATTAAGGGACCAAAAAAAGTGAATTCTTTGCTTGGTCAGTAATACGCGTTGATATAAGAATATTGAAATTACTACTTCTGTGAAAGTTCTCGGCTGCGCCTGGCAGCAGCAACGACTGCATTCATCAATATTCCTCGAAATCCACCCTTCTCCAGCTCATGAATGCCAGTAATGGTAGTTCCACCAGGTGATGTTACATCATCTTTTAGCTGACCTGGATGCTTCCCAGAACTAGTAGCCATAGATGCTGCTCCTAatacctaaaaataaataaataagaagacAGTATAAACAAACAGAGTTCCTCATAACAAAGAATCCAAGAAGAAGGAACTTGCATAATGAGGAATGCCCTGAAGAATCAATGGAAATTGTGATGAAGTTTACGTGGACATTATCACTATAGAAACTGTAAACGTgcaaatattttaaaaatatCTTGAAAACGAATAAAAATTTTACATTTATCTTTCACTTAAAGCCACTGAGTATTCATAAAGAGTTGagatttaaaaaagaaaaagaaaattcatgaGAGGCAAGAGTTTGAAAACACATATGCTAACCATGTAGGTCCATGAAGATTATGACAAAATAAAACGGATAATTTTCGCCAATATCATATATAAACTTGTCATCCAACCAAATGCAGTAAGACAATACGCATTTTACAAGTCTTCTCATCACTGTCACATGTCACACCAGCATGTTTTAGGGTGGATAGCTCTCTTATTGCAAGCTTTTGTTGAACATATAATGAGAAAGGAAATAGTGCGGGGTTCAATATGTTAAAGTCTGCTACTTATCATATTGTGAGAGTTCTGAAGGCAGCTGGAGTAATCCATGATATAGGGTTTAGAAATGTTATCAACCTCGTAGACATAAAATTACCCTTAGTGCTTTCCGTGACATAAGAACTGAAAAGCTGATTGGATGAACCAATCCTCATAAATGAACATATTAACTATACAAATAAGAGATTGGTTCTCCAAAGGACAGCTTGTTCAGCCCTACACATATCCTTTGCTGGAAGCTAATGAATTTCGAACAGCATCCATTTACAACTGATAGCTTACaaataatttataaataataacatttacacatttttgtttttatggAGTCTAAGCCTCagatttaaaataaaatgataaaatttgaaaggataaaaaaaataaaaaataaaaaataaaaagcatcatAAAAAAGATAGTTGAAGTACCTGATGCTGCAACACCAACAGCAGAAGGAGTATTGGGCATTACCCTGATAAATCGGCTGTGCCCGGCCCAATCCTGAGGAAAACAGAACAAATTGGTTAGGCAAAATACAACAAGCCTAAGGCTAAAGACTTGAATTTCATATATTGTACGAAAAGTCATATGTGAAActtaaaaatataattaaacACATGAACCATGATATGTACACTCGTACATGTAGAAATCAATGCGCAAAAGCATGAGCAAATAGGAAGAAACAATGAGCAGCTATACTCTTTCAGATTATGATTTCAAAAGCTGAAGACGACAACAATGTTTATGCATAACATGTTGATCAAAATAAGTTGTTTCCTGGATCGGGCCTTCCCTGGTATTGAGAGCACGTTACTACAGTCATCATCAAGAGATGACTGTCAGACCAACTAATAGTGTGTGCCGCGTAAGTCATTATTATGGTTGAGCTATCACtagtcttctttttcttttctttttgtcttctttttttttttcacatgaaACAAAACCATTCATTAACAATTCACGCAATAACGAAAGTTGCAACAACAATGGAGATTGAATGCAGGTAAGAGTAATAGGATGGTGAAAGTGAGAGACCTGGAGATCTTTCAATTTGACTCCAGCTGCAATTGAAACAAGCAGCTTCTTTCTGGAAAGCAATGGCCTCAGTTGCAAAACTACATCTTTGACTGCATGAACCATTATCATAAATGTCACACTAAacatacacaaaatcatcatctCCAGAACCAAGAAACGCTTCTGTCATAAAAGGGCATACATACCAACTTGAGGTTTGACCGCGAAAATGATGACATCACTCTCTTCAACCACCTGTTATCACCATACATTTATCATTATGAACACgagtcccaaaaaaaaaaaatagatagatGCAGATTACAGAC encodes the following:
- the LOC133735753 gene encoding UPF0481 protein At3g47200-like, producing MARNEDMASMNEAPERIAQFDDKSSKEELFKQIKGAKERIAQFQSSKPKIQRVPYMLRDHPNFEKYSEKYYEPRAVAIGPFHHGKPRCQLAEKFKLALADKFIKDSGSQVEDLHKIIEVNINTLKDCYDEEATRSYTDEALTNLLFLDGCSTLQFIYSLMENELASFNIKRDQVAFAEQDLFLLENQLPYQVLKLLMSLSDKERDLKNAIDGFVGRNIMAAGKKWKWHKHKKTSEPGDGVIDMEHKKTRQPGDGVIDMEEPTHLLGLLRTEMLGPPKSVAEETKDKHRRQSFRNIQELKPAGIHLRRSKTGTLRDISFTQPRGLLGFVGFLYLPPISVDDSMRPKFLNLIAYEMCPDFQNDFGVTSYICFLDSLIDHADDVKQLRSARVLHNLLGSDEEVAQLFNEIGTDLVPNSETYRSVKSKLEKHYKNRGKTWMAQFCHDHFSSPWTILAFLGVLAALGLSGIQTWYTINSPSSACELEETAKNRVMHTHRGTKIKFGSS